In one window of Epinephelus fuscoguttatus linkage group LG20, E.fuscoguttatus.final_Chr_v1 DNA:
- the LOC125880701 gene encoding parvalbumin-like EF-hand-containing protein translates to MEDDFRPQVKKVAVAMGASLTERDIERMPREMRTHGNFHYNRFLEYMRQFKTSEQREDAIRKAFAMLDKDGSGYIEWNEIKYILSTVPTAAPSAPLSDEEAEAMIQAVDTDGDGRIDYSEFADMVKMETKAKK, encoded by the exons ATGGAGGACGACTTTCGGCCGCAGGTGAAGAAGGTGGCTGTGGCCATGGGCGCTTCGCTCACGGAGCGGGACATCGAGCGCATGCCACGGGAGATGAGAACGCATG GAAACTTTCACTACAACAGGTTTCTGGAGTACATGAGGCAGTTCAAGACCTCCGAGCAGAGAGAGGACGCCATCAGGAAGGCCTTCGCCATGCTCGACAAAGACGGCAGTGGATACATCGAGTGGAACGAGATCAA GTACATCCTGTCTACTGTCCCGACTGCAGCTCCatcagctcctctgtctgatgAGGAGGCGGAGGCCATGATCCAGGCTGTGGACACTGACGGAGACGGACGCATTGACTATTCAG AGTTCGCAGACATGGTGAAGATGGAGACAAAAGCGAAGAAGTAG